Proteins encoded together in one Catellatospora citrea window:
- a CDS encoding glycosyltransferase family 4 protein — translation MSTVHVVLPGAVDDPAAPSGGNVYDRRVCDGLAASGWTVHEHPVPGAWPAPGPADLARLAGLLAALPDDAVVLLDGLVTVGAPDVLAAGTPRLRPVVLAHMLFGDDDPGLRPGEARVLRAAAAVVTTSRWCRERAIEAYALPPAHVHAAPPGVDPAPLAPGSPAGNRLLCVAALAPHKGHHLLLDALDTLTGLPWSCTFVGSPDRDPAYAARLREHAVADRITFAGVRTGAGLAAAYSVADLLVLPSRGESYGMVVTEALARGIPVLACDVQGLPEALGAAPDGNLPGLLVAPDSAALADALRRWLTEPDLRDRLRAAARARRAHLTGWTRTADEVGAVLSRVAQPGPLAR, via the coding sequence GTGAGCACCGTCCACGTCGTCCTGCCGGGCGCGGTCGACGACCCGGCCGCGCCCAGCGGCGGCAACGTCTACGACCGGCGCGTCTGCGACGGCTTGGCCGCGTCCGGGTGGACGGTGCACGAGCACCCCGTGCCCGGCGCGTGGCCCGCGCCCGGCCCGGCCGACCTCGCCCGGCTGGCCGGGCTGCTGGCGGCGCTGCCCGACGACGCGGTCGTGCTGCTCGACGGACTCGTCACCGTCGGCGCGCCGGACGTGCTCGCCGCGGGCACGCCCCGGCTGCGGCCGGTCGTGCTCGCGCACATGCTGTTCGGCGACGACGATCCGGGCCTGCGGCCCGGCGAGGCCCGGGTGCTGCGGGCGGCGGCCGCCGTCGTCACCACCAGCCGGTGGTGCCGCGAGCGCGCCATCGAGGCGTACGCCCTGCCGCCCGCGCACGTCCACGCCGCCCCGCCCGGCGTCGACCCCGCGCCCCTCGCCCCCGGCTCACCGGCCGGGAACCGGCTGCTCTGCGTCGCCGCGCTCGCCCCGCACAAGGGCCACCACCTGCTTCTCGACGCCCTGGACACGCTCACCGGGTTACCCTGGAGCTGCACCTTCGTCGGCTCGCCCGACCGCGACCCGGCGTACGCGGCACGGCTGCGGGAACACGCGGTCGCCGACCGGATCACCTTCGCCGGTGTGCGCACGGGTGCGGGATTGGCCGCCGCGTACAGCGTCGCGGACCTGCTCGTGCTGCCCTCACGCGGGGAGAGCTATGGCATGGTCGTCACCGAAGCGCTGGCCCGGGGTATCCCGGTGCTGGCCTGCGACGTGCAGGGGCTGCCCGAAGCGCTGGGCGCGGCCCCGGACGGCAACCTGCCCGGCCTGCTCGTCGCGCCCGACAGCGCGGCGCTCGCCGACGCCCTGCGCCGCTGGCTCACCGAACCGGACCTGCGCGACCGGCTGCGGGCCGCGGCCCGCGCGCGGCGCGCTCACCTCACCGGCTGGACCCGCACCGCGGACGAGGTCGGCGCGGTGCTCTCCCGGGTGGCGCAGCCTGGTCCGCTGGCCCGATGA
- a CDS encoding lysylphosphatidylglycerol synthase transmembrane domain-containing protein, producing the protein MHRAVTGVRLPPSGRAAGRLGAWARAAAGLLILALLVWQVGTGPFLDGVRLVDRPALLAALGLGALSTVCCAWRWSLVAEGLGVRLPLGRAVKAYYRSLFLNTTLPGGVVGDVHRAVRHGLDISDVRLAVRAVVLERAIGLTVQITASLLLLLVLPSPVRDRMPVIVAAVAATGLAVALGVRAVARGRSARWATALRSAYTDVREVLLTRRRWVGIGLASAVVVTGQLVMFVIAARTAGSDAPVTLLVPLTQLALLAMALPLNIAGWGPREGVAAWAFAAAGMTSTQGVAAAVTYGVLGLVAALPGAAVLLARTRSRSGQHA; encoded by the coding sequence TTGCACCGTGCCGTGACAGGGGTCCGCCTGCCGCCTTCGGGCCGCGCCGCGGGTCGCCTCGGGGCCTGGGCGCGCGCCGCCGCCGGGCTGCTCATCCTCGCGCTGCTCGTGTGGCAGGTGGGCACCGGACCGTTCCTCGACGGCGTACGCCTGGTCGACCGGCCCGCGCTGCTGGCCGCGCTCGGCCTCGGCGCGCTGAGCACGGTGTGCTGCGCCTGGCGGTGGAGCCTGGTCGCCGAGGGCCTCGGCGTGCGGCTGCCGCTGGGCCGGGCCGTCAAGGCGTACTACCGCTCCCTGTTCCTCAACACGACGCTGCCCGGCGGTGTGGTCGGCGACGTGCACCGCGCCGTGCGGCACGGCCTGGACATCAGCGACGTCCGGCTCGCCGTGCGGGCCGTGGTGCTGGAACGCGCCATCGGGCTGACCGTGCAGATCACCGCCTCGCTGCTGCTGCTGCTCGTGCTGCCGTCCCCGGTCCGGGACCGCATGCCGGTGATCGTCGCGGCCGTCGCCGCGACCGGGCTGGCCGTCGCGCTGGGCGTGCGGGCGGTGGCCCGCGGCCGGTCCGCCCGCTGGGCGACGGCGCTGCGGTCGGCGTACACCGATGTCCGGGAGGTGCTGCTCACCCGCCGCCGCTGGGTCGGCATCGGGCTGGCCTCCGCGGTCGTCGTGACCGGACAGCTCGTCATGTTCGTGATAGCCGCCCGCACGGCGGGCTCGGACGCGCCGGTGACCCTGCTGGTGCCGCTGACGCAGCTGGCCCTGCTGGCCATGGCGCTGCCGCTGAACATCGCCGGCTGGGGCCCCCGCGAAGGCGTCGCGGCCTGGGCGTTCGCCGCCGCCGGCATGACCTCCACGCAGGGCGTCGCCGCCGCCGTCACCTACGGCGTGCTGGGCCTGGTCGCCGCGCTGCCCGGCGCCGCCGTCCTGCTGGCACGCACCAGGAGTCGGAGTGGACAGCATGCGTGA
- a CDS encoding RibD family protein produces the protein MRERPYVLLSCSMSIDGYLDGATDERLLLSNAADFDRVDAVRASCDAILVGARTVRRDNPRLMVRTQARRDARTARGVPECPIKVTVTEKARLDPDAAFFTAGDAEKIVYCASPRVEHARAQLGGVATVVDGGMPVDLRQVTEDLYDRGVCRLMVEGGGTIHTQFLTADLADELHLVVAPFFVGDSRASRFVNDGDFPWNPGRRAKLADVRQIGDVVLLRYALSPRFDSADQEER, from the coding sequence ATGCGTGAGCGCCCGTACGTCCTGCTCAGTTGCAGCATGTCGATCGACGGCTACCTCGACGGCGCGACCGACGAGCGGCTGCTGCTGTCGAACGCGGCGGACTTCGACCGGGTCGACGCGGTCCGCGCCTCGTGCGACGCGATCCTGGTCGGCGCGCGCACGGTGCGCCGCGACAACCCGCGCCTGATGGTGCGCACGCAGGCCCGGCGCGACGCCCGGACGGCCCGCGGCGTGCCCGAGTGCCCGATCAAGGTGACCGTCACCGAGAAGGCCAGGCTGGACCCCGACGCCGCGTTCTTCACCGCCGGCGACGCGGAGAAGATCGTCTACTGCGCCAGCCCGCGGGTCGAGCACGCCCGCGCCCAGCTCGGCGGCGTGGCGACCGTGGTCGACGGCGGCATGCCCGTGGACCTGCGCCAGGTCACCGAGGACCTGTACGACCGGGGCGTGTGCCGGCTGATGGTCGAGGGCGGCGGCACCATCCACACCCAGTTCCTGACCGCCGACCTCGCCGACGAGCTGCACCTGGTGGTGGCCCCGTTCTTCGTCGGCGACTCGCGGGCGAGCCGCTTCGTCAACGACGGGGACTTCCCGTGGAACCCTGGACGGCGCGCGAAACTGGCCGACGTCCGGCAGATCGGGGACGTGGTGCTGCTGCGGTACGCGCTGTCGCCCCGGTTCGACAGCGCCGACCAGGAAGAACGGTGA
- a CDS encoding GTP cyclohydrolase II, giving the protein MLPLATVRTQVQVPLRFPDGYTTMARVVTFTGLADGREHLALGLGDHATTLRRDADDLPVPLVRPHSECLTGDVFGSQRCDCGPQLREAAERITVAGGFLLYLRQEGRGIGLYAKMEAYALQDTGLDTYEANVALGHDEDARDYTVAAQMLRALDVSRVALLSNNPDKAEQLARLGVAVTERVPTAVHLSPANAGYLATKARHAAHTLQLRPAR; this is encoded by the coding sequence ATGCTGCCCCTGGCCACGGTGCGCACCCAGGTCCAGGTGCCGTTGCGGTTCCCCGACGGCTACACCACCATGGCCCGGGTCGTCACCTTCACCGGGCTGGCCGACGGCCGCGAGCACCTGGCGCTCGGGCTCGGCGACCACGCCACGACCCTGCGGCGCGACGCCGACGACCTGCCCGTCCCGCTGGTGCGCCCGCACAGCGAGTGCCTGACCGGGGACGTGTTCGGCAGCCAGCGCTGCGACTGCGGCCCGCAGCTGCGCGAGGCCGCCGAACGCATCACCGTCGCCGGCGGGTTCCTGCTCTACCTGCGGCAGGAGGGGCGCGGCATCGGCCTGTACGCCAAGATGGAGGCGTATGCGCTGCAGGACACCGGCCTGGACACCTACGAGGCGAACGTCGCCCTCGGCCACGACGAGGACGCGCGCGACTACACGGTCGCCGCGCAGATGCTGCGCGCCCTCGACGTGTCCCGGGTCGCGCTGCTGTCCAACAACCCCGACAAGGCCGAGCAGCTCGCCCGGCTGGGGGTCGCGGTGACCGAGCGCGTGCCCACCGCGGTGCACCTGTCCCCCGCCAACGCCGGCTACCTGGCCACCAAGGCCCGCCACGCCGCGCACACCCTCCAGCTCCGCCCGGCCCGCTGA
- a CDS encoding sulfatase-like hydrolase/transferase, with the protein MLDASRPAEESIDPAKATPVPPGSEPQPLSRTSDPAQDPESAHAAPSLPPGRVRRVLLGLAILLLAVLLVVPNELGRLAPAAFLRIPVDGLVAVALAVLLPTRFRRVAVPVTGVLLGLLIILKIISLGFSAVLDRPFHPVLDWPFVVAGADYLRQSSGSAAMWAAVAGALLLALGVLLLVVAAYRHATRLSLRHRTGTTRTVAALAAAWTACALAGVQLAPGVPVAARDSYDQVIQVRAGAQDERVFGALLSADAYRDAPAGDLLTALRGKDVIVAFVESYGKVALADPELSSQVAPALEAGNARLRAAGYTARSAWLTSPTTGGGSWLAQSTLLSGLWIDNQQRYQTMMASDRFTLPAAFGRAGWRTVAVMPATTTPWPEGAVYGYDQLYTAPDLGYQGPRYSFATMPDQYTLHTFQQRERAPGHLPLMAVIPLISSHSPWEPVPKMLPWDTVGDGSVYDTAAGSDDPAEIVEKRDRDRVRHAYRNAITYSVNTLVSYVETYGGDDLVLVFLGDHQPSPSVSGQHASRDAPITVVARDPAVLDRITSWNWQDGLHPGPDAPVWRMDAFRDRFLSAYAR; encoded by the coding sequence ATGCTCGACGCGAGCCGCCCGGCCGAAGAGTCCATCGACCCTGCCAAGGCCACGCCCGTGCCCCCCGGCAGCGAGCCGCAGCCGCTGAGCCGGACCTCAGACCCGGCGCAGGATCCGGAGTCGGCGCATGCCGCGCCTTCGCTGCCGCCGGGCCGGGTGCGCCGCGTGCTGCTCGGGCTGGCGATCCTGCTCCTCGCGGTGCTGCTGGTCGTGCCGAACGAACTCGGCCGGCTCGCCCCCGCGGCGTTCCTGCGCATCCCGGTGGACGGCCTGGTCGCCGTCGCGCTGGCGGTCCTGCTGCCGACCCGGTTCCGGCGCGTCGCCGTGCCGGTGACCGGCGTCCTGCTCGGCCTGCTCATCATCCTGAAGATCATCAGTCTCGGCTTCTCCGCGGTGCTCGACCGCCCCTTCCATCCCGTGCTCGACTGGCCGTTCGTGGTCGCCGGAGCGGACTACCTGCGCCAGTCCAGCGGCTCCGCCGCCATGTGGGCCGCCGTCGCGGGCGCGCTGCTGCTCGCCCTCGGCGTGCTGCTGCTGGTCGTGGCCGCCTACCGGCACGCCACCCGGCTCTCGCTGCGCCACCGCACCGGCACCACCCGCACCGTGGCCGCGCTCGCCGCCGCCTGGACCGCGTGCGCCCTGGCCGGGGTCCAGCTGGCGCCCGGCGTGCCGGTGGCCGCGCGCGACTCCTACGACCAGGTGATCCAGGTGCGGGCGGGCGCCCAGGACGAGCGGGTGTTCGGCGCCCTGCTGTCCGCCGACGCGTACCGCGACGCCCCCGCCGGGGACCTGCTGACCGCGCTGCGCGGCAAGGACGTCATCGTCGCCTTCGTGGAGAGCTACGGCAAGGTCGCGCTCGCCGACCCCGAACTGTCCTCGCAGGTCGCACCCGCCCTCGAGGCCGGCAACGCCCGGCTGCGCGCCGCCGGGTACACCGCGCGCAGCGCCTGGCTCACCTCGCCGACCACCGGCGGCGGCAGCTGGCTGGCCCAGTCCACGCTGCTGTCCGGCCTGTGGATCGACAACCAGCAGCGCTACCAGACCATGATGGCCAGCGACCGGTTCACCCTGCCCGCCGCGTTCGGCCGGGCCGGCTGGCGCACCGTCGCCGTCATGCCCGCCACCACCACCCCGTGGCCCGAGGGCGCGGTCTACGGCTACGACCAGCTCTACACCGCGCCCGACCTCGGCTACCAGGGACCGCGCTACAGCTTCGCGACCATGCCCGACCAGTACACCCTGCACACCTTCCAGCAGCGCGAACGCGCACCCGGCCACCTGCCGCTGATGGCGGTCATCCCGCTGATCTCCAGCCACTCGCCCTGGGAGCCCGTGCCGAAGATGCTGCCCTGGGACACCGTCGGCGACGGCTCCGTGTACGACACCGCCGCCGGCTCCGACGACCCCGCCGAGATCGTCGAGAAACGCGACCGCGACCGGGTCCGCCACGCCTACCGCAACGCGATCACGTACTCGGTGAACACGCTGGTCTCCTACGTGGAGACGTACGGCGGCGACGACCTCGTGCTGGTGTTCCTCGGCGATCACCAGCCCTCGCCGTCGGTCTCCGGCCAGCACGCCAGCCGCGACGCGCCGATCACCGTGGTCGCCCGCGACCCCGCGGTCCTCGACCGGATCACCTCCTGGAACTGGCAGGACGGACTCCACCCCGGCCCCGACGCCCCCGTCTGGCGCATGGACGCCTTCCGGGACCGGTTCCTCTCCGCGTACGCCCGCTGA